From the Toxoplasma gondii ME49 chromosome VIIa, whole genome shotgun sequence genome, one window contains:
- the SRS35A gene encoding SAG-related sequence SRS35A (encoded by transcript TGME49_280570~Gene product name based on ToxoDB Community Expert Annotation.~Signal peptide predicted by SignalP 2.0 HMM (probability 0.999) with cleavage site probability 0.742 at residue 27~Predicted trans-membrane domain (TMHMM2.0):5-25:147-170) codes for MTKNKILLRAVLCFLILFGCSAWRVRAKSWTYDFKKALDDDETKKEIITPGDSVSIENSGSRPLEYIPPNPSQVLKVEKGDHCKDEPVELAALFKGSAPTPAWTEAQSTRSLTVPAGSVPEKETIPFCFKVKDTGKNKTLTAVIKVAGAHGLSAAVGVSIGIPALAFVLISM; via the coding sequence ATGACGAAAAATAAAATTCTTCTCAGGGCGGTGCTCTGTTTCCTTATTTTATTTGGGTGCTCGGCTTGGCGAGTGCGGGCAAAGAGCTGGACCTACGATTTCAAGAAGGCGCTGGACGACGATgaaacaaagaaggagaTTATCACACCGGGCGATAGTGTTTCGATAGAGAATTCAGGGAGCCGCCCTCTTGAGTACATCCCGCCCAACCCTAGTCAAGTTCTCAAGGTTGAAAAGGGAGACCACTGCAAGGATGAGCCCGTCGAGCTCGCAGCATTGTTCAAGGGAAGTGCACCGACGCCTGCGTGGACTGAGGCTCAATCCACGAGGTCTTTAACGGTTCCCGCTGGCTCAGTgccggagaaggaaaccaTACCCTTCTGTTTCAAAGTCAAGGACACGGGAAAGAACAAGACTCTTACAGCGGTAATCAAGGTTGCTGGCGCTCATGGTTTGTCTGCTGCTGTGGGTGTGTCTATTGGAATACCAGCCCTGGCCTTTGTGTTGATATCAATGTAA
- a CDS encoding selenide, water dikinase (encoded by transcript TGME49_280560) has product MKQSGRGGCSGQGARSISRDLVLVGGGSSHLFVMKDWAKQPEKGMRLTLVSADTDTPYKGLLPGLLAGAYTRDQAHVDLLQLCQVAGGRFVRASVLGVDRERKLIFCDDGRPPLRYDVLSVDTESGLSAPGSITFSSLPPGEEQDSSISSPGQQTDSQEAFLDLGDRCMRACITPLRPLSQFLPRWEAALGRLVRAALYAWTSPSLAASEAATACDSAGADPESKPTGMARGTAEAHAAETVTRRNSECAGAVSRSRVFTVAFVGGGTESVEICFAARAAVEKKLADLHAHWRTLRRDARTGKGEDCSTPRDLHKERDAQPAEVELCWQRESEELSRLFRVEFHLFTEGDSVLPGFSSGAQTRVSRLLKAAGVSVHTQWKVASVRVETAPRASQIDLPRKHAGPLQAAQEGTQTQPAAAGATAFAEASAAEASLLSGKTGAEAELECENFRKRLLCSDGRHFEFDECVWCTPATPQSWFQNTGLELTPEGFLAVDASLRSCNAHNVFAVGEAAKVRGTESRRTDGDDAGETLSRNLRLVLRNGDSARLHRWRSQSQLFSVVSCGENCAVGVKGHISFEGKWVSNLRTRMDIDWIQKYQVSPSGLLRPSLLSSKSLTAPASLTGGLRRFLSRGSDSAAFQSCETAGGTRGPSSAGGEPNAEVKGDVTRSSSGAHHADTLGSGASSCRTACGKSGVSHAECIQTKDEVSLGCRVLMEYVQASSGARGRASGCKSAGGTRCGGCGAKVPSTVLRRTMQELEQADAAQTRQHRVLMERERGASVAAETLESGKDATSLGATPGLRMQPGDALQLAALQKRIDKEGRFYPLLFNRSEVLLGLEDADDGCVFAAKPVERRRPTSDKESDGVCPGRSTTLANDPCVEALGGDNPLLIQTVDFYRAFFDDAFVLGRIAATHAMSDCYAMGAEPLVALLTAVVPYSTDCIMANNLLQLLGGCCSALSRDRCQLAGGHSAQGRDMAAGLTITGRLSRLRKSQRPESDSHLGVEGDIHTSRVEEPIGYLPKGSAEAQEGDVLILTKPLGTGVIMAGHVEGKSRGRWVYAALDLMQVSNRAAAEILMDCGATACTDVTGFGLLGHMLEMLRACRKSRILAAVAAADKQPVEARGRAAGASSSASSSEGIADSSSGEFVPLVCARLMLPSLRLLDGVTELMNEGIHSSLLASNARYFPALSLKTVGTAPAGAAPTGDLPIQPLSPADLPPTLPILFDPQTSGGLLAFVPANKATECIRRLREEGGYDNAMVIGSIFERKTFVPFPQKDAAQETRSRYAPWENVAGAVECLH; this is encoded by the exons gccTCCTCGCCGGCGCGTACACGAGAGACCAGGCACACGTAGATCTGCTGCAGCTGTGTCAAGTGGCTGGCGGGCGCTTCGTACGCGCGTCCGTCCTTGGCGTCGATCGCGAAAGAAAACTGATTTTCTGCGACGACGGCCGACCGCCGCTCCGATACGACGTCCTCTCCGTCGACACGGA GTCTGGTCTGAGCGCCCCGGGGTCGATCACGTTCAGCTCCCTGCCTCCAGGAGAGGAGCAAGACTCTTCGATTTCTTCCCCAGGCCAGCAGACAGACAGTCAAGAGGCGTTTCTGGACCTCGGCgatcgatgcatgcgcgcgtgCATCACGCCGCTCAGGCCTCTCAGCCAGTTCTTGCCGCGGTGGGAAGCGGCGCTGGGGAGACTCGTGCGAGCGGCCCTGTACGCCTGGACCTCACCGAGCTTGGCCGCCTCTGAAGCGGCAACTGCTTGCGACTCAGCAGGCGCAGATCCTGAGTCGAAGCCGACTGGGATGGCGCGCGGGACTGCAGAGGCGCATGCGGCAGAGACCGTGACGAGGAGGAACTCAGAGTGCGCGGGGGCGGTCAGCCGCTCGCGCGTTTTCACTGTGGCGTTCGTAGGCGGTGGTACCGAAAGCGTCGAGATCTGTTTCGCTGCGAGAGCtgcagtggagaagaagcttgccgatctgcatgcgcactgGAGGACTCTGAGACGCGACGCGAGAAccgggaaaggagaagactgCTCCACCCCGAGAGATTTgcacaaggagagagacgcgcaacCCGCTGAGGTCGAACTTTGctggcagagagaaagcgaagaactttctcgcctcttccgtGTAGAGTTTCACTTGTTCACAGAGGGAGACTCCGTACTGCCAGGTTTCTCGTCAGGCGCTCAG ACGCGCGTCTCCCGTCTGTTGAAAGCGGCTGGAGTCTCTGTGCACACCCAGTGGAAAGTCGCCTCAGTCCGCGTAGAGACTGCGCCTCGTGCCTCCCAGATCGATTTGCCTCGGAAACACGCAGGGCCGCTTCAGGCTGCTCAGGAGGGAACACAGACACAGCCTGCCGCTGCAGGCGCGACTGCATTCGCGGAGGCCTCGGCCGCAgaagcttctcttctttctggaaAAACCGGAGCCGAAGCAGAACTGGAATGCGAGAATTTCCGAAAACGCCTCCTGTGCTCCGACGGTCGCCACTTTGAATTTGACGAATGCGTCTGGTGCACACCCGCCACCCCACAGTCGTGGTTCCA aaACACAGGCCTAGAGCTCACCCCGGAAGGCTTCCTTGCAGTCGACGCTTCGCTGCGCTCCTGCAACGCTCACAACGTCTTCGCTGTTG GCGAAGCTGCAAAAGTTCGAGGCACTGAGAGTCGTCGCACGGACGGGGACGACGCTG GCGAGACTCTGAGCAGGAACCTGCGCCTGGTGCTGCGGAATGGCGACAGCGCGCGCCTTCATCGCTGGCGGTCTCAGTCTCAActcttctccgttgtctcctgTGGCGAGAACTGTGCGGTCGGAGTCAAGGGGCACATCAGCTTCGAAGGCAAATGGGTTTCGAATTTGAGG ACGCGCATGGACATTGACTGGATTCAAAAGTaccaggtgtctccgtcgggaCTGCTAcgtccttcccttctttcgtCCAAGTCGCTGACGGCGCCCGCGTCTCTCACTGGAGGCCTGAGGCGCTTCTTGTCTCGGGGAAGTGACTCGGCGGCTTTTCAATCGTGCGAGACCGCGGGAGGCACTCGGGGACCGTCGAGCGCCGGGGGGGAGCCGAATGCCGAAGTGAAGGGGGATGTGACGCGGTCCTCGAGTGGGGCGCACCACGCCGACACCCTTGGCTCTGGGGCGTCGAGCTGCAGGACAGCCTGTGGGAAGAGCGGCGTTTCTCATGCTGAATGTATTCAAACGAAAGACGAAGTCAGTCTCGGATGTCGCGTTCTCATGGAATATGTGCAAGCGAGTTCAGGAGCGCGAGGCAGGGCGTCGGGGTGCAAGAGCGCCGGCGGAACTCGCTGTGGAGGCTGCGGCGCCAAAGTGCCTTCTACAGTGCTGAGACGCACGATGCAAGAGCTGGAGCAGGCAGATGCGGCTCAGACTCGCCAGCACAGAGTTTTGATGGAACGCGAACGAGGCGCGAGTGTGGCAGCCGAGACCCTGGAGAGTGGAAAAGACGCAACGAGTCTGGGAGCTACGCCGGGGCTCCGCATGCAGCCAGGCGACGCCCTGCAGCTTGCGGCTCTTCAAAAGCGCATCGACAAAGAGGGTCGGTTCTACCCTCTGCTGTTCAATCGAAGCGAAGTTCTTCTCGGACTCGAAGATGCCGACGACGGATGCGTCTTCGCCGCGAAACCCGTGGAACGACGGAGACCCACaagcgacaaagagagcgacggcgtCTGTCCAGGAAGGTCGACAACACTAGCAAACGATCCGTGCGTCGAGGCGCTCGGAGGCGATAATCCACTCCTTATCCAGACTGTCGACTTCTACCG AGCTTTCTTCGACGACGCATTCGTGCTGGGTCGCATCGCTGCAACGCATGCAATGTCCGATTGCTACGCCATGGGCGCCGAGCCGCTTGTTGCTCTCCTCACGGCTGTTGTCCCGTATTCGACTGACTGCATA ATGGCAAACAACCTCCTTCAACTCCTTGGAGGCTGTTGCTCGGCTCTTTCGCGGGACAGGTGCCAGCTGGCCGGCGGGCACTCCGCCCAAGGTCGCGACATGGCTGCGGGTCTCACCATCACCGgacgcctttctcgcctGAGAAAAAGCCAGCGACCGGAAAGTGACAGCCACTTGGGAGTGGAAGGCGACATCCACACGTCTCGAGTGGAAGAGCCGATTGGATACCTGCCAAAGGGAAGTGCAGAGGCGCAAGAAGGAGATGTCCTCATTCTGACGAAGCCTCTGGGCACTGGCGTTATTATGGCTGGCCATGTGGAGGGGAAATCCAGGGGACG GTGGGTCTACGCTGCCCTCGACCTCATGCAAGTCTCGAATCGAGCAGCGGCGGAGATTCTGATGGACTGCGgcgccactgcatgcacagacgtTACCG GATTCGGCCTCCTAGGGCACATGCTGGAAATGCTTCGCGCCTGCCGCAAAAGTCGAATTTTGGCAGCTGTGGCCGCTGCTGATAAGCAGCCTGTGGAGGCGAGGGGACGCGCCGCCGGCGCTTCGTCCAGCGCTTCATCATCTGAAGGCATTGCGGACTCCTCGAGCGGCGAGTTTGTGCCACTCGTCTGCGCACGTTTgatgcttccttctctccgtttgctGGACGGAGTCACGGAGCTGATGAACGAGGGCATTCactcctctctgctcgccTCGAATGCCCGCTATTTTCCGGCTCTCTCACTCAAAACCGTAGGCACAGCTCCGGCCGGTGCTGCACCTACAGGTGATCTTCCTATTCAGCCTCTTTCGCCTGCTGATCTCCCACCAACGCTCCCGATACTCTTCGATCCGCAGACATCTGGGGGTCTCTTGGCGTTCGTCCCCGCCAACAAAGCGACTGAGTGCATTAGGAGGCTtagagaggaaggcggctACGACAACGCCATGGTCATTGGATCGATtttcgaaagaaaaacgttcGTGCCTTTCCCTCAAAAAGACGCGGCTCAAGAAACTCGCTCTCGGTACGCACCGTGGGAAAATGTAGCGGGAGCTGTTGAGTGCCTGCACTGA